The stretch of DNA TTCCTCAAAAGGCTGAACCACTACGAAGCCATTTCCAGAAAACTTCATTTGAATAGATTCTCCACTGCCCCTGCCAATGAATGTTTTAAAGGAAACATCTGTCACGAATTCTGGTTGAAGATTTCCTGACCAAGCAACAGTTGCATTCGGGTCTGTAAATACAGGATTATTTGGAGTAACATGCAAAGTTAATGGTTCATAATGGGACGTGATAGCTACCATACCGGTACCTTCTAATCGTACATTGAAGAGCCCGCCCGAAAGCATTCCTGCTACTCGTTTCATTAATTTTATATCCCATTTAATAGTGGGCTCAAAAGCTAATAAATCATTTCCATTTACAAAAATAGATTCTCCTTGTAAACGAAGAATTGAGATTTTTTTCCCTTGATCGGCTAAATATAATTTTCCATTTCCAGTTGCTTTCATTAAGGAGGATCCTTCTCCTGTTAGTGCTTTTTTGAACATCTTCCCTAAACCATGCTCAAGGATGCCTTCCCTCTCAAATTTGATATTACCTCGATAGGAAACCATCGCTCCCGTCTTGGCCCAAATTTGATTAGTTAAATTTATTTCTAGCATTCTTGGATTTTCTAGTTCGAATAATCCTTCCCCTTTGTCTTGCTGCTGTGTTTGATTTACAAAATCCTCAAGAGAATATCGACTCATATTACAGCTCCTCCTTTTATTGCTTTACATTTCTTAACATGAACACCCACATAAATGAAAGTGATTGCCTTAATTCTGTAGAAATAGATCCAATTGGCAGCTGATCAGCACCCTTTTTATAAACACCGAACTCAGCTATTTTTTCCCAACTATTTTCCTTAGCGAGTTTTTCAAATTCCCATGGCATCATTGTATTGCAGATGACTCTTTCACCATATAATCGAGGGTAGCTATTTAACCTTGGAGCAGCTGTGGGGCCTAGAATCCCAATACAGGCTAGTCCACCTGGCTTCACAACCCTTTGAACTTCTTTTAACACAAAAAGTGGATGTTCAGTCCACTCTAATGAATTAATAGCCATAACTCCATCTAAAGAATGATTAGAAAATGGAAGAACAGAGATATCGCCTTTAATAAATTGAGCCGAATTATCTGTATTCGTTTCTTTGGCTTTCAAAATCATTTCCTCTGAAACATCAATCCCTATCACAGAATATCCGAGTTCAACTAGCTTTAAGGAACCAAAACCATCTCCACAGCCTAAATCACAAATGGTGCTGCCTGCAGGAACATGATTCGCAATAAAGGGGGCTATATCCTTTCTGCTGCCGTTATCCCACATATCTCGACTCTTCGAATTCCAGCTGCTCGATTTTTCATCCCACTGTTTCTCTGATTCTTCACTCCATCGAAATTGACTCATCCAATTCCTCACTTTCTCATTTTACGAAAATACCTTTAAAGTCTAACATTCTTATATTTCGCTATGAAGCAAAAGATTCCTTTGATTAGAAAGAAGAAAATCATGAAACAATAGAAATAGCTAATAAGAACAATAGGAGGATTTGAATGCTTAATGAACAATTAATAGCCGTTTACCGTAATTATCATGGAGATATTATCAGCTTTAAGACTTCAAGTGGACGAATTATTTCTTATCAAAAAGCTTTACAAGAGGCAGAAAATGGGATCATTACTGGGGTGAATATTGTAGAAGGAACGGATGAACAACCACTTATTTTAATTCCTATGACCAATTCCTCATTTGATGACTTACCAAATATGTATTAAGAAAAGTGCATAACGCCCTCTTAACAATCAATGAGAAAGGGAGCTGCAAAAATATTGCAGCTCCCCTTTCTCATTCCTCATTTTTCCTTTGAATATCACGTAACGCTTCAACCCGGTTATCATCTTCCTCAAAAAACTGCACTAAATCGCCGATCCTATCGATTGCATCCCAGCTTAGGTGATGTTCAATACCTTCTACATCATTGTAAATATTTTCTTCCTTCACTCCTAATAAACGAAGAAGCTGTTCAAGGAGTTCATGGCGATAAACAAGCCTTTTCCCTATTTTATTTCCTTTAGGAGTTAAAATCAGTCCTCTGTATTTTTCATAAATGAGATATTCATCTTTATCAAGCTTCTGAACCATTTTTGTTACAGAGGAGGGATGAACGGAAAGGGCTTCTGCAATATCCGAGACACGTGCATATCCTTTCTCATCAATTAAAATATATATTTGTTCAATATAGTCCTCCATACTAGGTGTTGGCATCCCATACCCTCCCATAAAAACTTTACACTTTCATTTTGTTCTCTTATTTAATCATCATTACAATATATGAATAATGCATATTCAAGTGACTAGCCCAATAAAAAGTGAACCAGTCTATAATAATTTCAAATCTCGATTGCCTTTAAAAAGTTTACTACACTTAGAATGGGGAGACAAGGATATCAATCACATTTAAGACAATTACCCATTAGAAAAGGAAAAATTAATCTTTTTTTCTTTTTCTTCCCATACTATTTTTGCAGAGAATGATCTCTCTTTGCTACTAAAACCTTCAATCTCTTCCGTTACACCGTCTTTTAATAGCTGTTTTATTAATTTTTGTGTTAGTGCTTTCCCTAATATATTTTTAGAAATTGTAAAATTGCATTTTGTTTTACTATAGTTCGTGCACCCGTAAAAACTTCCTTTATCAATAACTTTACCATCACAAAGCTTGCAGTTGCCTAAATAGCTTGTTCTTTTATACTTGCTCTTCCCTGGCGTAAAGCCAGATCTCTCTTCCTCATTAAATGTCCAGCTACTTGAATTATTCAGCCCAGCTTCGATTAAATGTGAGACCATTTTATTTGTTTGTTCCATAAATTGGCTAGGAGAAGCTTGTCCTTCTGAAATATTTTTTAGTCTTTGTTCCCATTTTGCGGTCATTTCAGGAGAGGCAAGAATTTCATTCCCAATTGCAGAGATTAGTATTTTTGCCTTTGAAGTAGCATAGACAAGGTTTTTCTTAATTTCAATATAATTACGATCCTTTAGCATCGTTATTATGCCAGCTCTCGTCGCTTCCGTACCTAATCCTTCTGTTTTCATTAAAACCTTTTCTAACTCTTTATCTTCAATATGCTTGCCAGCTGATTTCATCAATGTAATTAGCTGACCTTCCGTATATCTTTTAGGAGGCTGTGTTTTACTTTCTTTTACCTCAGCCTTATTAACTTTTCCTTTTTCCCCCACTTGCAATTGAGGCAATTCAGGTTCATTTTCTTTTTCATATTGAGGAATGACCATTCTCCAGCCCTCCTCAAGCTGAACCTTTCCTTTCGATTGAAATTCTGCTCTCCCATCAACGATTGTTTTCACTGTCGTGTATTCAGTGACTGCCTTCCCATAATGAGCAGCAATTAAGCTTCTCACAATTAGGTCATATAACTTTCTTTCATCAGGAGAAAGCTTCTCAAGATTAGGCACCTGCTCAGTTGGAATGATGGCATAGTGGTCTGTTACCTTTTTATCGTTTACAAACCTTTTATTTTCCATTAATGAAATAGAAGGCACCGGGAAGAAGCTCTTATAATCATCAATTCTTTCAATTTTCTTAAGCGTTTCCGGAAATATTTCTGCTTCCCCTTTTGTGACATGTCTGGAATCTGAACGAGGATATGAGACAATTCCCTTTTGATAGAGTTTTTGTAAAACATCTAGAGTTTTCTTGGGTGGAAACTTAAATCGACGATTCGCATCAGCTTGAAGTGCTGATAAATTATAGAGAAGTGGAGGAAGAAATTCCTTCTTTTCAGCCTTAACCTCAGTTATTTCAACCTCTTTATTCTGGCAAAAAGCAGCGATTTTCTCAGCTAACTCCTTTGTTTTTATCCTAGATTCTTTATCCTTTTCCCATTTCCCCGTATATTTTTTCCCTCCAATATTGAAATTGGCTTGAACCTCCCAAAAGGCCTCTGACACAAAGCTTTCAATCTCGTTTTCTCTCTTTACAATTAGAGCAAGTGTCGGAGTTTGCACTCTTCCTACCGAAAAAACATCGGAAAACCCCTTCTGCTGTAAGAGTAAACTATATAGACGTGAAGCGTTCATACCTACAACCCAATCGGCACAAGCCCTTGTATATGCCTCATAATATAGGTTTCTAGTATCTGATTCACTTAATAATGAGATAAAACCTTCCTTTATGGATTTTGGTGTAAGTGATGAAATCCATAGCCGTTTCATAGGCAGTTTTGCATTGGTAAGACGGAGAATGTTTCTTATTATTAACTCACCCTCTCTTCCAGCATCTCCTGCATGAATTACTTCTGTTAGAGCAGGGTTAGAAATAAGGTTCTTAATAATATTAAACTGCTTTGCTTTATCCTTTGTCACTTCATAGTTAAATTGATTAGGTATGATTGGCAATGTCGAAAGTGACCATTTTTTCCATTTAGAATCGTACTTCTCCGGTGCAGAAAGCTGGCAAAGATGCCCAACTGCCCAAGTTACATAAGCTCCCTTCGGAAAAACTTCATTGGGAAATATTTCTACAAATCCTTGATACTTTTTCATTTTAAATACAGAAGCCAACGTCAATCCTTGGTCAGGCTTTTCCGCAATAATGAGTTTCATAATCCAGATCACTTCCAGTTTTCTTTAAACAATATAATATCTATCTTAATACTAATGAATTGTATTGAAAAGAACTAGAATATCTTAAAAAGAAAAAAGCTAATCGTTAGGAATCACCCCGATTAGCTCAAAACCACCATTATTGGTTTGCTTTTTTAACCCATTCTGCAACGGTAACTGTACGTTTTGCCTGATGTTTTACAGCCGCTTGTACATCCTCAATCATTTTTCCGTCTTGACCAACTGTTACACTTGTTCCGTACGGATTGCCTCCAGCAGCAAATGTAACTGGATCTGTAAAGCCTGGAGCTGCAACAATGGCACCCCAATGATACATCGATGTATAGAGCGATAAAATGGTTGCCTCTTGTCCACCATGAGGATTTTGTGCAGAGCTCATTGCACTAACCACCTTATTTGCAAGTTTTCCATGAAACCATAGCCCACCTGTTGTATCTAAAAATGCCTGTACCTGTGAAGGTTTACTTCCAAAACGGGTTGGAACACTGAAAATGATTGCATCCGCCCATTCTAAATCATTTAATGTTACCTCAGGAACATTCTGAGTTGCATCATAATGAGCTTTCCATGCTGGATTTGATTCAATGGCAGCTTGAGGAGCCGTTTCAGGTACTTTTAATACTTTAACCTCAGCACCTACTTCTTTCGCTCCTTCTTCCGCCCATTTTGCCAATTGATAGTTTGTGCCACCAGAACTATAATAGATAACGGCTAATTTTACATTTGTCATTGTTTCTTCCTCCTTATTCACTGATCTACCAAATAATTTATCTAAAAAACCCATTTTCTGTACCACCTTTTATATTGTTTGTATTTACGTTCATATTATTAATAGAATCTACCCCTTTAAATTGGAAATTTAATTTTCAACTGAGACTTATTCCTAAATGAAATAGTACTTATCCAAAAAAATCACATGCTTGTACTATTCTAAAATATATTTTTAAACCATTGGGCAGCTGCGTTCACTTCCTCAAAGGTTAATTGATGACCGCGATTTTCCCAATGCAGCTCTACCTTCGCACCGGCATTTACTAATATTGTCTCAAGTTCTTCAGATTCTTGCGCCGAGCATATCGGATCATTTGTTCCTGCACCGATAAAGACGTACTTCCCTGAAAGATCCGGTAAATCGATTCCCCTTCTTGGAACCATCGGATGATGCAAAATTGCTCCTTTTAATGCATCTTGATAATGAAACATTAAGCTTGCAGCAATATTCGCACCGTTGGAGTATCCGACTGCTACAATATTTTTCCTTTCAAACTCATATTTCTCAGCTGCTTCATTTAGAAACTGATATAACTCTTTTGTCCGAAAAACTAGGTCCTCTTCATCAAATATGCCTTCAGCTAATCTTCTAAAAAAACGTGGCATTCCATTTTCGAGAATATTCCCACGCACGCTAAGAATGGATGCTTCTTCATTAATTTTTCCCGCAAGAGGCAATAAGTCTAATTCATTCCCTCCTGTTCCATGTAATAATAACAAGATTGGTTTTAAAGGATCTTTACCTTTTTGAAATAAATGTTTCATCTTTTGTCTCCTTTCATTTCTTAATCTTTATCTAGATAGTTCTCTCACTTCAATTGGGATTAATGACTTTATTAGCCTCTCCCTATAGTGTTCATACTGGCTAGGAAGCTTTAACTCAGAACCCATCGTCTCTTTAGATTCATCATGAGCAAAACCTGGTGGATCTGTGGCAATTTCGAAAAGTATTTCTCCGTATTCCCTAAAATAAATGGCATTGAAGTAATTTCTGTCTTGAACAGGTGTTACACCATACCCTTTGCTTTCAATATAATTCTTCCAATCCAATTGATCCTTATCATCATTTGCACGCCATGCGATATGATGGACTGTTCCTACACCCATTTGCCCTCTGCCACTTGAAATCTTTTTCAAATCTATCACATTTCCAATGTCACCAATGGATTTAAAGCGGATAAACTCCCCATCTTCACTGACTTTTTCAAGCCCCATTGCCTTCTCTAGCAATTCAGCTGTCTTATTAGGTTGTGATGAAAATAATGTTGCTCCACCAAAGCCTTTAATCGCTACATCAGCAGTAACGCCACCAAATTCCCACGTGTTTTTCGCTCCTTCTTCTCTTTCCACAATTTCTAATTTCAACCCATGCGGATCAGAAAAACTTACATATTGTTCCTCAAATCGTTCTTCTTTAGTAAAAGGGATTTTGAATTTTCCTAACCTTTTTTCCCAGAAGGCAAGCGCACCCGTCGGAACTACATAGGATGTAACTCCTACCTGTCCGTCACCAATTCGCCCATTATACGCATTTGGCCAAGGAAAAAACGTAATTATCGTTCCTGGCTTACCACCTTCATTTCCGAAATATAGATGATATGTTCCAGGATCATCAAAATTGACGGTTTGCTTGACTAATCGTAATCCTAACACACCAGAATAAAAATCTATATTTTCTTGTGGATGTCCAACAATTGCTGTTATATGGTGAATACCCATTGTTTTCTTAGGCATATTTAATCTCTCCTTTTTTTATAAATCTAATATTTATTATTTTTTCCATAGTCATTACATCTACTATTTATATGCAATCGATTTATCTCAAATTAAAATATCTTTAATTCGAGATAATATTATTACATTCTTTTCTCTATGTCAATGTAAAATATTGACGTACACCTTTTTTAATTAACAAATTATTTTTTCAAACGTTTATAAAATTTTTTCTAATACAAATTTAAAACATCAATCACTTTTTCTTCTTTATTAAAAAAAACGGCATTCGCCGTTTTCATTTTTTCACATATAAGGTCTAATCATAAGATTCTCTTGAATATAACATTTATCTTTACTGACAATATTTGAAACCGTTAATATTAATGAGGGAATTTTTTCAACATTAAATACGATGAGTCCGATTTGATTGTCCATTATAATGAATGACTCCCAATGGGAGAAATATGGCAGTTTATTTCCTAATTGTATAATGGAACTGACAATTATTTTCCTGATTTCTGAATCAATTTGAATGTGAGGAGAAAATCGTAAAATCCAATCATCAGCTCCAATAGAAAATCGGAACATTTGCTCACCTTCTAATAAATTTTATTAAGATTAATCTGTAAACCACCCTTTTCGTTTTATTCCCACCTCCATCACTTACTACAAGAGGCTGGCATTAAAGTAAAAAACATCTTAATTAATAATAGTTATGAGGGAAAACACATAATATGATTTCCTTTATTTACTAAAAAAATTTTATAGAGAGTGAATCATAAAATGATAGAAAGATAACACAAAGAATATTTTTTAAATATTTCAAATTTTATAGTTTTTTTTAAAAAAAAGTCCCAAAACTCCTTGACTGCTTACTTCCATTCGTGTATATTAAAATCATCATTTAACAGAATATATTTCCGCTATTTCTAATAATATCTGTTTTTTATTTTGTTGAGTGGTAATATTTATCTTGGACACCAATTGTGTCTTGAAAGGCTTAGGAGGAAAGTTATCATGCAAAACGGTAAAGTAAAATGGTTTAATAATGAAAAAGGTTTCGGTTTTATCGAAGTTGAAGGCGGAGACGATGTATTCGTACACTTCACTGCTATTACAGGAGACGGCTTCAAATCTCTTGAAGAAGGCCAAGAAGTTTCTTTCGAAATCGTTGAAGGAAACCGTGGACCACAAGCTGCAAATGTTGTAAAACTATAATCTTGTAAATAATCAGGCTGGCAACTATTTGTCAGCCTTTATTTATTTTTCATTTCTTTTCTTCTGAAAGCTTGCTTCCAAAAGCTTTTATTTGTTCACCGACCGTACACTTTGTAATACAAAACCTATGTGCATACCTACGGCCCTTTTCCTCTTTGTGAAATTTAAACAAAAAACAGTCTTTACAATATGTGATCATTAAGTATTCGACTTCATCAATTATTTGCTTTCTCTTCATTCATTTAACACCATCCTTCTAACCAACTAAATCACTTGCATTTTGCTATTAATTATTTTTCCTTCAAGTGCTTGAGTTGCAAGCTTATCAGCTTCTTTGTTTCCGGATCTTGGAATTGGTGTATACCTAGCCTCGATATTAAGGGATTTAATCTTTTCTTCAATGCGGTCGAGCCATCGGTTAAGGTTCTCTTCATAACACGGCCATTCCCCTTTTAGCTGCATTAATACACCTTGGGAGTCTCCTTTAAACTCGCAAATCATATGATGAACACTCATCTCTTCAAGTAAGTTCAACGTATGATACATAGCAGCATATTCAGCTTCATTATTATTTTCAATTTCATTAATCAAAGCATTCGCTCGAATACGATACTTCTTTTTACCTTGCTTATAATAAATAATAGCACCTAACCCTGCTTGAGATGTCACTTTATTATATCCTCCGTCAAAAAATATCGTTAAGTCGTGAGGTTCTTCTTCAATCTCTGCAAGCAGTTTACGCATTTCTTTTGTACTCCATGTTGTCCCCAATTCATCATGATAAACTAAATTCGTTCCTTTCCCGCTCTTCTCAATATCTTCCCCAATTAGTAATGCCGTTTCACCTTCTAACCAATCGGAATTAAAGGTTACTCCATCTTTTCCTTTTATTTTATAAGTCCATTCCAATTTATATTTCATTTTTTTCAACCTTTCTAAGGTTTTACTTTATCGCAAATTAATGGGGAAATTCACCCCACTGACGCAAGTATCACTTTATGGTACACTTATTTTATCTTACCCTGGTATGGGTTTAAATAAAAATTTCTATTAGTTTTTGGAGGATGGATTTTTGATTGAAGTATATATTGATGGCGCAAGTGCAGGCAATCCAGGTCCTAGTGGAGCGGGAATTTTCATAAAAGGTAATGGGATTGTTGAAAAAATCGCCATTCCACTTGGTAATATGGAGAATCATGAAGCTGAATACTATGCATTGATTAAAGCACTTGAAATCTGTATTGAGCGAGGCTATAAAATTGTCTCATTCCGAACAGACTCTCAAGCAGTTAATCGGGCGATTGAAAAAGAATATGCCAAAAATAAAGTATATGCACCTCTTCTGGAAAAAGCACTTAGTTTAAGTAAAGAACTAGATTTATTCTTTATGAAATGGATACCTAGCTCTGAAAACAAATCAGCAGATGAATTGGCTAGATCAGCTATCCGTAAAAATAAATAAGGGGATGATTATAGAATTGAAAAAATCTGTTTTATTTGCTGATGCGAGTCTATTGCTTATTGCTTTCATTTGGGGAGCTACATTCGTCTTAGTTCAAAATGCTATCGCTTTTTTAGAACCTTTTTCATTTAATGGAGTTAGATTTTCCATCGCTGCCATTTTACTTGGAAGCTGGCTACTTGTTTTTGAAAGAAAACAGCTAAAACATTTTAATAAAAAATTGATAATATCTGGAATTATTATTGGCATTTTTTTGTTTATAGGCTATGCTTTTCAAACTCTTGGCTTATTATTTACGTCTTCTTCAAAAGCAGGCTTTATCACTGGATTAAGTGTTGTGCTCGTACCTCTATTTTCATTTTTTTTGTTAAAAATTAAACCTGGGAGAAATGCAATCATTGGTGTTTCTATCGCTACTTGTGGACTATATTTATTAACGATGACGGATTCTGTTTCCCTCAATATAGGGGATGGATATGTTTTTATTTGTGCAATCGGATTTGCTATGCATATTATTTTGACTGGAAAATATAGCAGTAAATTTCCATCACTTTTACTTACCGTCGTCCAAATTTTAACTGTCGCTGTTCTATCTATTGTCTTTGCATACTTGACTGAAGATTGGAAACAGGCAGTCCGCCCTGAAGTAATACTGCAAGGAAAAGTATTATCTGCTTTAATTATTACATCCGTATTTGCAACAGCACTGGCTTTTTTCGCACAAACAAGTTTTCAAAAATATACAACACCAACAAGAGTGGCATTAATTTTTGCTACGGAGCCGGTGTTTGCAGCTGGTACTGCATATATTTGGGCACATGAACGACTTTCTTATAGTGCTATCATAGGTTGTATACTTATCTTTGCAGGAATGATATTTGCAGAATTGCCACGAAAAAAGAAGAAACTTTCGATGAAAGAGGAACATAATGAAGCAGTATAGTTTTAATTGGAAGAATTAAGTCCATCTTGATTTCTTCCAATTATATGTCTATACATTTCGTCTATTATATACTTATTAAATTTTTCTCTTTTACAAATTGAATAGCCTCAGGCCTATTTTGTATCTTATTTGCTACCAGCATTTCTAGTAGAGATACAAAGAAACTGCCATCAAACGATTTTTGTGCTTTCAGTGTTAATTCAATAGCTATGTTAGTCAGTTCATCTGATGCATTTGTATATTGTTTACCAAAATTAATAAAACCAATTGCATCTTCCTGGAGCTGAAATCCTTTACTTTGTAAAAAGCTTATATACTCGTCAACATTATTTACAAACATGTTAATCTCTCCCTTTGCTTCCAATCCCCTCTAAATTTTATCTCATATTTCGACAATTATCTATCTTTTTTCGTTAAACAATGTCCTACTGTCCCCGTTAAAATCCCAAGTAATGCTCCCCCGATTACTTCTGCTGGTTGATGACCAAGCATTTCCTTTAATTT from Cytobacillus dafuensis encodes:
- a CDS encoding DUF6123 family protein; amino-acid sequence: MFVNNVDEYISFLQSKGFQLQEDAIGFINFGKQYTNASDELTNIAIELTLKAQKSFDGSFFVSLLEMLVANKIQNRPEAIQFVKEKNLISI
- the cspD gene encoding cold-shock protein CspD, with translation MQNGKVKWFNNEKGFGFIEVEGGDDVFVHFTAITGDGFKSLEEGQEVSFEIVEGNRGPQAANVVKL
- a CDS encoding alpha/beta hydrolase — protein: MKHLFQKGKDPLKPILLLLHGTGGNELDLLPLAGKINEEASILSVRGNILENGMPRFFRRLAEGIFDEEDLVFRTKELYQFLNEAAEKYEFERKNIVAVGYSNGANIAASLMFHYQDALKGAILHHPMVPRRGIDLPDLSGKYVFIGAGTNDPICSAQESEELETILVNAGAKVELHWENRGHQLTFEEVNAAAQWFKNIF
- a CDS encoding reverse transcriptase-like protein produces the protein MIEVYIDGASAGNPGPSGAGIFIKGNGIVEKIAIPLGNMENHEAEYYALIKALEICIERGYKIVSFRTDSQAVNRAIEKEYAKNKVYAPLLEKALSLSKELDLFFMKWIPSSENKSADELARSAIRKNK
- a CDS encoding reverse transcriptase-like protein, which codes for MKYKLEWTYKIKGKDGVTFNSDWLEGETALLIGEDIEKSGKGTNLVYHDELGTTWSTKEMRKLLAEIEEEPHDLTIFFDGGYNKVTSQAGLGAIIYYKQGKKKYRIRANALINEIENNNEAEYAAMYHTLNLLEEMSVHHMICEFKGDSQGVLMQLKGEWPCYEENLNRWLDRIEEKIKSLNIEARYTPIPRSGNKEADKLATQALEGKIINSKMQVI
- the wrbA gene encoding NAD(P)H:quinone oxidoreductase — encoded protein: MGFLDKLFGRSVNKEEETMTNVKLAVIYYSSGGTNYQLAKWAEEGAKEVGAEVKVLKVPETAPQAAIESNPAWKAHYDATQNVPEVTLNDLEWADAIIFSVPTRFGSKPSQVQAFLDTTGGLWFHGKLANKVVSAMSSAQNPHGGQEATILSLYTSMYHWGAIVAAPGFTDPVTFAAGGNPYGTSVTVGQDGKMIEDVQAAVKHQAKRTVTVAEWVKKANQ
- a CDS encoding zinc-finger domain-containing protein → MKRKQIIDEVEYLMITYCKDCFLFKFHKEEKGRRYAHRFCITKCTVGEQIKAFGSKLSEEKK
- a CDS encoding DMT family transporter, with product MKKSVLFADASLLLIAFIWGATFVLVQNAIAFLEPFSFNGVRFSIAAILLGSWLLVFERKQLKHFNKKLIISGIIIGIFLFIGYAFQTLGLLFTSSSKAGFITGLSVVLVPLFSFFLLKIKPGRNAIIGVSIATCGLYLLTMTDSVSLNIGDGYVFICAIGFAMHIILTGKYSSKFPSLLLTVVQILTVAVLSIVFAYLTEDWKQAVRPEVILQGKVLSALIITSVFATALAFFAQTSFQKYTTPTRVALIFATEPVFAAGTAYIWAHERLSYSAIIGCILIFAGMIFAELPRKKKKLSMKEEHNEAV
- a CDS encoding DUF3892 domain-containing protein, with amino-acid sequence MLNEQLIAVYRNYHGDIISFKTSSGRIISYQKALQEAENGIITGVNIVEGTDEQPLILIPMTNSSFDDLPNMY
- a CDS encoding AIM24 family protein is translated as MSRYSLEDFVNQTQQQDKGEGLFELENPRMLEINLTNQIWAKTGAMVSYRGNIKFEREGILEHGLGKMFKKALTGEGSSLMKATGNGKLYLADQGKKISILRLQGESIFVNGNDLLAFEPTIKWDIKLMKRVAGMLSGGLFNVRLEGTGMVAITSHYEPLTLHVTPNNPVFTDPNATVAWSGNLQPEFVTDVSFKTFIGRGSGESIQMKFSGNGFVVVQPFEEVYLSQQS
- a CDS encoding class I SAM-dependent methyltransferase, with product MSQFRWSEESEKQWDEKSSSWNSKSRDMWDNGSRKDIAPFIANHVPAGSTICDLGCGDGFGSLKLVELGYSVIGIDVSEEMILKAKETNTDNSAQFIKGDISVLPFSNHSLDGVMAINSLEWTEHPLFVLKEVQRVVKPGGLACIGILGPTAAPRLNSYPRLYGERVICNTMMPWEFEKLAKENSWEKIAEFGVYKKGADQLPIGSISTELRQSLSFMWVFMLRNVKQ
- a CDS encoding ring-cleaving dioxygenase, with the protein product MPKKTMGIHHITAIVGHPQENIDFYSGVLGLRLVKQTVNFDDPGTYHLYFGNEGGKPGTIITFFPWPNAYNGRIGDGQVGVTSYVVPTGALAFWEKRLGKFKIPFTKEERFEEQYVSFSDPHGLKLEIVEREEGAKNTWEFGGVTADVAIKGFGGATLFSSQPNKTAELLEKAMGLEKVSEDGEFIRFKSIGDIGNVIDLKKISSGRGQMGVGTVHHIAWRANDDKDQLDWKNYIESKGYGVTPVQDRNYFNAIYFREYGEILFEIATDPPGFAHDESKETMGSELKLPSQYEHYRERLIKSLIPIEVRELSR
- a CDS encoding DNA topoisomerase III, with translation MKLIIAEKPDQGLTLASVFKMKKYQGFVEIFPNEVFPKGAYVTWAVGHLCQLSAPEKYDSKWKKWSLSTLPIIPNQFNYEVTKDKAKQFNIIKNLISNPALTEVIHAGDAGREGELIIRNILRLTNAKLPMKRLWISSLTPKSIKEGFISLLSESDTRNLYYEAYTRACADWVVGMNASRLYSLLLQQKGFSDVFSVGRVQTPTLALIVKRENEIESFVSEAFWEVQANFNIGGKKYTGKWEKDKESRIKTKELAEKIAAFCQNKEVEITEVKAEKKEFLPPLLYNLSALQADANRRFKFPPKKTLDVLQKLYQKGIVSYPRSDSRHVTKGEAEIFPETLKKIERIDDYKSFFPVPSISLMENKRFVNDKKVTDHYAIIPTEQVPNLEKLSPDERKLYDLIVRSLIAAHYGKAVTEYTTVKTIVDGRAEFQSKGKVQLEEGWRMVIPQYEKENEPELPQLQVGEKGKVNKAEVKESKTQPPKRYTEGQLITLMKSAGKHIEDKELEKVLMKTEGLGTEATRAGIITMLKDRNYIEIKKNLVYATSKAKILISAIGNEILASPEMTAKWEQRLKNISEGQASPSQFMEQTNKMVSHLIEAGLNNSSSWTFNEEERSGFTPGKSKYKRTSYLGNCKLCDGKVIDKGSFYGCTNYSKTKCNFTISKNILGKALTQKLIKQLLKDGVTEEIEGFSSKERSFSAKIVWEEKEKKINFSFSNG
- the mntR gene encoding transcriptional regulator MntR encodes the protein MPTPSMEDYIEQIYILIDEKGYARVSDIAEALSVHPSSVTKMVQKLDKDEYLIYEKYRGLILTPKGNKIGKRLVYRHELLEQLLRLLGVKEENIYNDVEGIEHHLSWDAIDRIGDLVQFFEEDDNRVEALRDIQRKNEE